GTTCGACTCTAAATCTTGTaactttacaagtttttttcttgtaattttatgactttaaatcttgtaaatttacaacgtTTATTCTCATGAATTCACAGGATTTAAAGtattagttaaaaatatatatatattggtaaactggccctaatgtGCCATCATACTCCTggtcaaactatttaaaaaaaagagagaattatACGTCGATTATTTCATGTTCCTTTAATGCTCCgtgtttcagctgttttttcatGAAATCTTTGGATTTGTGAAGCTCCTAGCAGGTCGGGATGCAGGTTCAGTAACGTCAGGATCTGAGTCAGGGTGTGCGGTGGAGTGAGGGGAGGGAACAGACCGGATTGGTCAGCagctttgattgacagctgtgCTGACCTCACATCTCCGCCCCCACCAGCGGCTGCACCTTAAAGCCCTCAGCCTCAGCCTCAGCCGCTGCTTTCTGGATCATCCGGCTGCAGCTGCTCGACGGTAAACCGTCCTCCTTCATGCAGATCCAATGATGTTTGATGCTTCGTCTGGCTGGAGTTAGTTGTGTGCTTAAGTTAGGGAACCGACTCTTTTAGATGTGTATGTGcaactttttgagaaaaagaaaatcacatttttgatgtcttttttttaaattagtttagacaaaaacaggagAGGATGACTGACCTGGAGACCTCCATGGCGACCATCATCGCCGTGTTCCAGAAGTACTCGGAGAGAGAGGGAGACAAGCACAAGCTGAAGAAGAGCGAGCTGAGGGACCTGCTGCACGATGAGCTGCCGGATCTGATGGCGGTGGGTGAGCGGCGCCGGTTTGGGTTCATCAGAACGGTAGCAGTGAAGCCgtcttcttctctttcttgCAGCACGTCAAAGACCAGGCCACGCTGGACAGCCTGATGGAGAGCCTGGACACGGACGGCGACGCCGAGTGCAACTTCCAAGAGTTCATGACATTCGTCTCCTTGGTGACGGTCTGTTGCCACGAGTTCTTTGAGCA
This region of Oryzias melastigma strain HK-1 unplaced genomic scaffold, ASM292280v2 sc07170, whole genome shotgun sequence genomic DNA includes:
- the LOC112139795 gene encoding protein S100-B, with the translated sequence MTDLETSMATIIAVFQKYSEREGDKHKLKKSELRDLLHDELPDLMAHVKDQATLDSLMESLDTDGDAECNFQEFMTFVSLVTVCCHEFFEHEDD